The sequence ccaAATTTCTTAAGGGGCTAAAGTTGACCAGTCCAGGGATAGGAGACACTGTCCCAGCCGCGCAGCAGGACAGAGAGAGGCCAGGCCCCAGCGTCTGTTTACCCAGTATGACCATCTCTGGCCACCTCCACATAGTACTGTTCCCTTGAGGTGGACACTGGTTACCCTTGGGTGAGCCCTGGCTGGGTCAGGGTCTCCTCGACACATTTTCACTGTAATGGGCTAAACTGAATCTCCTCAAAATTCACGTCCACTGAAACATCAGAAGATGACCTTGTTTGGCAATAAGGCCTTTGCAGGTGTAGTTAAGATGGGATCATACTGGAGTAGGGAGGGCCTTGGATTCCATATAGGCTGTCCTTATAAGGttagacacagacacacaaggaGAAGTCATGTGAAGACAGCACCCCTCCCACAGAGACTGGGCGGGCGGGCAGGCAGCCGCAGTCAAGGACCGTCGGGCACCCCAGAAGAGGCAAGAAGGGCCGTTGCCTAGAACCTCAGAGGGGGCATGGCCTCATGACCCCTGGATCTTAGACCTTTGGCCCCTAGAACCATGAGAGGATAAATTCCTCTGGTTTTAAGCCTCAAAGCTTGTGATGCTTGTTATGCAGCCCTTGGACACTAATTCCCCCACATTTCTTCATTTACCCCTCACGaggggcttccccgatagctcagttggtaaagaatctgcctgcaatgcaggagaccttggtttgattcctgggtcaggaagacccgctggagaagggataggctacccactccagtattcttgggcttctcttgtggctcagctggtaaagaatccacctgcaatgcgggagacctgggttcggtccctgggttgggaagagcccttggagaagggaaaggctacctactccagtattctggcctggagaattccatggactctacagtccatggagtcacaaagagtgggacacgactgagcgactttcgctttcatCTCCCATGAGTTCAGTGCTGTTCttgtccccactttacagatggggacactgaggcccagcCAGGCTAGGTCACTTGCCCATGGCTCCCCCCATGCACAGCCCCCCTCCCTGTGCTTGTAAGAGGAAGGACCTTCCCCTCCCACAGCCCAGGGTCAGCAGAGGCTCCACGGTTTGACACCCTTCCAGTTCAGAGGTGAGGTTTATGTCCTTCCCCCCTTGAGTCTAGGAGCATAGCCGGTGGCCCCAGGAGATTTCTGGATCTGAGTCTTAAAAAGCCAAGCAGCGTCCACATGCTCTCAGAGCCCCACCTGCCATGTGGAATTCATACTCCTGAGGCCCCTGGAGCTGAGGAACCAGCCCTGGGAGTCTGGCTGCCTCCAAATGACCCAGCCCCACCGTAGACTCCATCATTCTGCTGGGGCCCCAGATACTGTGGAGCTAAGCAAGCCGCCCAGGGGCCCCCGTCTAATTTCTGACCCAAAGAACTTGGGTGTTTGGGCTGTTTCATGCCACTGAGTTTGGGGGCAGTTTGTTACACACTAACAGTAACCAGAGGGGTAGAAGCCCTGCGGGGAAACGCACACACCCTCCCAGGGGCTGTTGGGCTGCACCCTGCTTGGGGAGGCTCACGCGGCTTGTGATACAAAGCGTGTGATGGGCTTCAATACCCCAGCCGGGACTGTTGGGGAAGGGGTGCATCACTGAAAGGCTTTGTAGACAGAGAAAGGTCCTACACGGTGGGGAGGGGGTACAAAGGAGACCCTTCATCTGGTAAGAAATTTGGATTTCCAGGGTGAAAACTCACCTCTCTGAACTCCactgcctgggggctgggggcatcAAGGCGGAGGCCCTGCTACTCGGGACcatccctgccctctgccccctgccctgtgACGGGGTCAGGGGCAGCTTCTGGGCCTGGCAAGGATGCAGAGTGAGGGACACAGAAGGTGTCACAGAGCAGATACTGCCACCTCTTCCTGGCAGAACACCTGGTCACGCATCTAATATTCAATCCACTTCCCAAGAATCTGTTGCATCCAGTAATACTAGAAATTTGTCACAGCCTCTTGGAAATGCGAACAAATACTCTTCATGGGTCAAAAAAAGAAAGGCGgtggagggacttctctggcagcccagtggttaagattccactgcaaggggcacaggttcgatctctcgtcagggaactaagatcccacatgctccagagCACAGCCTAAAGAAGCAAAACAGAAGGAGAATCAATACTGCAATGACAGACATTCGATGGAAAGTCAATATATCACAACTCAGGGGACACTGGGAGCAGCCAGACAGAGAGTGCTCTGTGCACACGCTGTGCCTGTACGTGTCCCAGGCAGAGGGGAGGCGAGGGCACGTGGGACTTACAATGGGACGCTgccatttttaattaaaggatccTGAGGAGGAGACAGATGTGCACCGAGCTGGTAACCATGGTCAAGTCTGGGACTGACATCCCGGGGACCATTAATGGACAACTCctataaaaagggaaaaacataACTCCCCTGCAGATACAAATGAGCCTCTGTCAGAGTCTATTTAGCCAGTAATTAAGGAAGGGGCTGGAAAGACTTCAAACAGTTCCCAGGGAACCCAAGTGAAGGCCGATCGGGAGAACTGAAGCGAATCCCCCAAAATGATGCCAAGCTGGCCCCTCCACCTGCAGAAGGGATATGACCATCCCTTCTACAGACCAAGTTCATTCCGTGGACGAGAACTATGTCCTTGGTCATGCCCACTAATGAAGACCTGGACACAGACATAACCTAGGAAGGTCGCTGGACCAGGGTGCACAGGCTGCGGCCCACAGGCTGGATCTGACACCCTGCTTTGGTAGAGAGTtttctatgttgttgttcaggtgctcagtcatgtcctattctttgcgaccccatggactgcagcacgccaggcttccctgtccttcaccatctcctggagcttgctcaaactcctgtccattaagtcagtgatgccatccagccatctcgtcctctgttatccccttctcctcctgccttcagtccttcccagcatcaggatcctttccagtgagtcagctctctgcatcagatggccaaagtattggggcttcaactttagcatcagtccttccaatgaatattcagtactgatttcctttaggatggactggttggatctccttgcagtccaagggactctcaagagtcttctccaacaccacagttcagaagcatccattttttggtgctcagccttctttatggtccaactctcacatccatccatgactactggaaaaaccatagttttgactagatggacctttgttggcaaagtaatgtctctgctttttaatacagtgcctaggtttgtcatagcttttcttccaaggagccagtcttcatttcatggctgcagtcaccgtctgcagtgattttggagcccagaaaacagtTAGATGAcatggattggaatgaaaactgacttttcccctGCTTTTGTGGAGCGTCTTCTTGGCACACAGCGTTCGTGTCCACTGTGTCCTGGTGGCTTTCTGCAGCAGAGGTGAGCTACTGCCACCAGCCAACCTCCAGGCCTTTGCAGAAGCTTTGCAGATGGTCCCACTGGGCAGTCCCCAGCCTCCCAAAGACGTCTCCTGGGAACCTTCTTGATCATTTCAGAGTCTCACAAGTTCTCTGTAAGCGACTTTTCCCTTCCCACCTACATCTGCTTCTATAATAACTGAAGTTCAATAATGGGCATGGATGAACTGTGCAGTGAAAAAACATCCTGCCCTATTGCAGCACATCTTCCTGGACACGCCTTTAAGCCTGAGACAATGTCAGTGGTCCAGGCCTTGTCTGACCTCTGATGGCCCTACACACCAGCTCAGTTACTCCCACTCTCACCCTAGAACACCCCAGACCTCAGGGGAGCTCAACCTGAGGTTCCAGCCACCCCAAGTCCTGCCAAGCCGAGAGGAGGCCAGCTGTCCCCCCGAAGCCCTGCCTAGGCTACAGACTCACGAGCAAAATCGATGTTGTCGTGCCACTAAGTTTTCGGGTGACTTCGCGAGCAGCTAAGGCTCCTGGAACCGCCCACTTTGTGGATGAGACAACTGAGACCTGGATGGTCCGAGCGACTTTTCTGAGCACAGAGCGGAGCCCGAGCTGGTGGGCGCCAGGCCGTGACCTCACCCTCAGCTGCTAAGGTGGGATTGAGGCCCCAGGGCAGGAGTGGCTTCTATTAACCGAGGAtcccccttggaggagggtgacTCAGTGCTGAGGGGACCCCTTACCCTGGCCCCTGGTCCAACGGGAAACCCTTGATGAGGGGCAACTGCATTCCCCCAGCTTGAAGCCCCGACTGACGTCTCAGGAGGCACTCCTCTGACATCCAATTTTCTGCAGCTAATTTGCTAAATGCCAGTGAAATGCTTGAGCGTTCCTTATCGCTGGAGAGCGTTCTCCACGTCTCGTCGGACTTCCTCATTACGTGTGTGACTATGACTTAATTGCCAGCCAGCCTCATTCATCTCCTagagggagacagggagacagacagggagagagagagggagagactgaGAATCAGGAGGGCAGCTCCGGAGATAGGACTGCCCTGCATACTCGGGATATACCAGCATACGGACTGTGTGCCGGGCACACAGCGGGCAGCATCTACCCCCTACCCCGGCCccaatgactgagcacactgccCTCCCTCCAAGATTTTCTGAAACTCTGGGCAAACTCTGGACCAAAGGGCCCTGGAGCCCAACTCTGTGCCGAGGGGCAGTCAGTGGGGGGACCGCTCATGGATCCAGGAAGGGGTCCCCTGTGTCCCTAGCTCAGTAAGCTAAGAGGCAGGACCACGGGACCTGCAGGAGACGCTGTGTCCCTGTGTTTTTGCAGCGGGATGCAAATTCTATTCCAAGCTCCAACTCGGAGTGAGGCAGAAATGGGGTCTCTGTTGGCCAGGATGCCCCTTTTCCCCGGTGGTGTCAGGATGGAGGTGTGTGTGCCAGGGTGAGGGCTGGTAGAGAGAAGCAGCGCCTGATCCGGGAGCGGCTCCGGTGACCAGAGCTGAAGAGccagcagggagggaggtggcCCTGAGATTGGAGCCACAGGAAGCTGTCACCCTGAGCAGGTTGGGGCGGGGAGCCAAGGTGTGTATGGGAGCCCCACCTCCCACGGGGCCGCCTGCGAGGAGCCTGGACTCAGGCCACAGGGAAGGACTTGGTGGTCCCTGACACACGGGGCACTACCTGTCCTGGCTGGCACCCCAAGAGGCACGGCCTCCCCACCATCCTGTCTGGAGGCCACTGGTCCGCTCTTCCCCACCGTGAGGCTCCCGTCTGCCCTGCTGTCCCCGGCGATCCTGGATGCACCATCCAAGGTCCTCCACCAACCTTCCTTCTCTGGAGGTGTCTCCTGCCCTGCTTGGATCACCTGGGGATGCTTACCAAGGTGGGGTCAGGGGCAGGGTTCTCATCCCGCCTAGTGCTTGGTGGGGTAGCAAGTGCAGGGATCCTCTTTCTCAGGGGCCCTCCAATCTCATGCACACTCCCTTCCCCAAGAACATCCCCAGCCTGACCCTGACTGCCAAGTCTGGGGTCCTTGAAACTCCCTCATGATGGACAACCCCCTGGGAGGACTCCCCCAGGCACCTGAGGGCTCTGTTCTCACGATCCCAATTTACTGCAGGGAAGTGTAAATTCCCTCTGGAGGGGGAGTGGGCACCGCTCAGTCCAAAGCCCCAATGGGGACTCCAATGGACCCCAGCCCCACGGACAGCAATCCCAGGAGACAGGATGCCCGGGGCCTGGGTCCCTCCTGGAGCCAGACAAAGGCCAGCCCTCGATCTGGACCAGGTTAAATCATCCACCAGATGCCAGACTCCCCAGGGTGGGCAGGCACCTCCTTCCTCCAGACCCCAGCCCAGGTGCCTCTGCCTGAGGCCTGGGGCTGATCCAGCTTGTGGCGGCCACCTGACCTTAGGGGGAGAGGATGGCAGAACCTCTGCCTTGTGGCTTTCCAAGTGGGGGCTTCTGGTTCTCAGATGCCTTCCAACGGGCTTCATCATGAAGCAGGAGGGGTCAAGATATACACCCATGGGGGAAATGGAAAGTTCTGGAACTAGATACAGGCCGTGGTCACACACCCATGAATGCACAAATGCCACAGAGCCATGCATTTTAAAGTGCTTAATTTTATGCTTTGTGgacttcaacttttaaaatttagtataCCTCAGATATCAGATGGGGCATGCTTATACCAAAAATGTGttcattgtatatctgaaatttttaaaagccgGTTGTAAAAACTCCGACCCAAGCTAGGAAATAACATGTctatgtggggtgggggtggggggcgtacTCGACCTCTCCTAGAGGGTGGGCAGCACATAGGATGTAGTCATTCTAGGAGTACAGAAACGGGGAAAGAAAACAGACCCCAGCAGGATACCCCGCCCTCCTTTCTCCAACCCTGCTCAGTTCTCACCACCGCTCACTGCTCACCTACAGCCACTCAGCCAATTGCATGGCCTCTGGGAAGGGCACTCTCAGCCCCTTTCTCCAACAGGAAGCaggaacctgcccaaggtcaaCCATCCAAAGTGCAGCTGTCTAGGGGTCAGAGTGGCTGTGGGTGGGCGTCCCCGAGCTGCCAGAGTGAGGAACTGCGGGAAGCACAGGAGGCTGAACCCAGGTAAGACCAAGAAAACGTGTTCgcatttcataatttatttaaatttttacatacTGCTATTTTTCAGGAAAAGCGAGAGGACTCAGGCCCGTCCAGCACTGCCCCCTGGTGTCCCTGATGAGGCCATGGCAGCCTCTGGCTCACTGGACACTCCTGGTGCCAGGCTGTCCGGGACCCTGGAAACCACTCACCACGAACGTGCATGAGGGCCCCCAGCCCCGAGGCAGGCCCTGCACCCCAGGGACAAGGCGATCTCCAGGGCGGGGAGGAGCGTCCCTGGTTCTCTCAGGACAGTGGGGCCGTGCCGTGTGCTGCTCCCAACGGGGTGCTGAGTGCACACTAGGACCCTGGGCTGGCAGTGAGGGTCCCCGGAGACCAAACTGGCTTAACTATTCCCTGCTGTGACTCCCAAGGTGCCTGCTGTGAGCTCACACCCTGCTCCTCTGGATAGGGGTGCAGGTGGAGTTGGGGAGGGGTGTGCCCAGAACATGGTGGGGACAGGAGGCTGCTGGGGGCAGCGAGGGTCTCTTCCTGCTGGGCTTGAGAGCCACCgcccgccccctgcccctgccacgGCTTGCTCAGTCCCTGCCAAATGTAAGCTAGCACCAGTTGTGTGCTTGAATAAACCagcttcttaaagaaatggggtCACTGCTGTAGATGGAGAACCAAGCATCCATGGTAAAAcaggagactaaaaaaaaaaaaaaccaccctggAAACACAAGCAGCTGCTGGCCTGCGGCCAAGGCGCCTGCTCTGCTCAGGGCGTGGAGGGGCTGGAGGGATGAACCAGCATGCTTGTAACTGCAGCCCTGGGGGCAGGGACTGCTCCTGTACCCCCTGCCCCCATAAACCCCCACCTATGTCCCCACCAGGCTGCAGAGAATGGAGGGTCCCTGGGTAGCATGTTCCAGCGAGGCCAGCAACACACTGCAGTCATGAGGGCACGCTGCCAGCACTGATCCCAGCCCCATAGGCTAAGGAAGAGGGGGTGGGCTTCCCTAGACCCCGACCCACCAGCCCACCCGAATAGCTCTCCTATGAAACCACTtatggggggtggtggggagcaggAGGCACAGGGTCAGCTCAGCGTGAAATGCTGGGCACAGAGGTCCTCCCGCCGGCCCAGCAGGCCCCGTGCTGGGATGAACTCCAGCGGCACCGACCCAGGCCCCTTCTTCTTCAGGTCCCGCTCAAAGATCTGCAAGGAAAGGAAGGACAGTCAGTCTGCACTGTGCAGCCACGGCCACCCCATCCCCCCGCCCCTCTACCCTCTCCACTGAAGCCCTGCCCCACGCCCTTACCTCAAAGGCGGTGACCTCCAGCAGCGGGGCGATGCTGACCTCGGGCACGGACAGTGCCTGGTTGATGGCGCTGGCGGCCTTGGACACCTCGGGGTGGTAATGCTGCTGGAGGGCCTGGAGGGACATATGGGATTTCACCAGCCCTCCTCGGGCAGCGCTGAGCAGTGGACATCCCAGTGCTTCAGCAGCCCGGGGAGGGGGACAGAGTGGAAACTCCAAAGACTCCCTTGGGAAACCAAAGTGATGGGGCAAGATGGGATCCTGGAGGACAAAGGCCAGAGGAAGGAGCTGGGCAGAGACACACAAGCAGAGCTGGGCGGGTGGCCAGGGAAAGTGCCCCGGGGAGGGTGGCTCCAGGAAGCTTAGGGTGTGATCTGGGCAGTCAGGGTGCCCTTACCTGCAGCTCCCACAGGGAGCTCTCCAGGGCTCGGCTCTGGGCCGGGTCCTCCTCTGTGGGGTCATAGGGGTCGGCGTCCAGCTCTAGGAACAagatccagggctgatctccactCACCCCCACGTACTGGCCTCGCGGCCCAGCCTCCTCCACCTCCAGCTGCACTCACCAGGGCCCCGGGGCCGATGCATGAGGACCCGGCAGGCCGGGTGTCTGCGCAGCAGGTTGCAGATAAAGGGCAGGACCATGAGCAGGGCCTCGGGGGGTGCTGTCAGGGCCAGGCGGGCCAGACGCTTGGTGAAGGCAGCCACCAGGTAGGCAGGCAGGTGCCTGGGCAGGGCAGTGGGCGTGAGACCCTGCTGCCCCCTGCACAGGCCCCGAGCTTCCCTTCCTACCCCGTAGGACTCAGTGGGTCCCAGGTAGCCCCTGTCGCGCTGAGCTAGGCCAGGTATCCCCtagtcccacccccacccctgtacTCACGAGGACGACAGGAAGAGGTCGGCCAAGTGAAAGAAGCGGGCCCGGTACTTCACGTGGAAGACGGACGGATCGAGAAGGCCATACAGCTTCCGGTAGAAGTCAGGGTACTCCCTAGGAGGGTGAGGTAAGTGAGGGGGGCATGTGTGGGGAGAAGCCACAGAGGGAATAGATCAGAACCCTGAcctgggggcctccctggtggcttagtggttaaaaaaatccacttgccaatgcaggagactcgggtttgatccctggtccaggaagatcttgGATGctatgaggcaactaagcccgtgcaccacgactattgagcctgtgctccgcaacaggagaagtcaccgcaactagagagtgctCGCCTCAAGGAGAGAAAGTCCACGTGGCAATggagagccagcacagccagcaAGAgataaattaagtttttaaaaaatgccagctCAGGTCAAGGACCTTTTAGCAGAGCTAAAAGGCCTACAAACCCCCAGGCAGACACTCACAGGTTGTGTTTATGAATCAAGATGAAAAGTCCATTCAAGGCCAGCAGGCTGACGGCTCCACCTGCAGACAGACACAGCTGTGAAGCCCCAACCTAACAGCACCCCAACTCTGGGAACGAGATTCCAGCAAAGCCAGAGGCCATCCGCCAGATGGGAGGTAGGAAAAAACCTCCAGTACAAATACTGCTGACCAGCTGGGCCCCTGCTGTCAACCCTGCTGGATGCCGGCATCCAGGAACGCAAAGCACCACCCCATGCCCGGTCCCGCTCTGGGCCCGCCGGGCATCTCCTGCTCACCGATGTCATAGGCGCGGGTGAGGAAGTCGATCATGAGGCTGGGCTGCGCCAGGTGGGGCAGGATGGAGTCGTGCATGATTACCAGCACCTTCTTGCAGACGCGGAGAGGCAGCTGGGGGAAGCAGCAGGTCAGGGTGCCGGCTTCCCCATCCCGAGAGCCCCATACTGGTGCCCTGCCCTGGGTCCCTCCCCATCTTCCTACCTGGTGCTTGAGGAAGTGGAGCCACATCTGCTGGAAGGCCTTCCTGTGCTCCTGCAGGGAAGCGGCAGGGGTCGAGGTCCCCCACGTTCTCAGTctcaccccaccctcctcctgcctctgatACCAGGACAGGACCTAAGGGGTCGCGGCGAGAGAAAACCTCCCTCGGGACCACAGGGTCAGTGTTCATAGCCCACCCCTGGCAATAACACTCAGCACCCAAGAGGTCCCGGCAGGCTGCCTCTGACCTCCGGGAACCGTGCCTGTGGGCATCCTCTCCCCCTTGGGTCCTCCTGTCTCCACCTCCTGACCCCACTGTTGAGGCTAGGAAGGAGGTGCTGGCCTAGGATCAGGTGGTTCCCAGGAAGGCCAACCAACCATCTGTCCAGGGAGTCTCACCTTCAGATGAACGACCTTCCACTTGTCTGACAGCTCTGCAAGGAATGCAAGGGGTCACCAGACATGCGACCCGGCCGGGCCCCTCCTGCCCGCCCTCCCACCCGCAACACTCACCTGTGTGCTTCACATAGAAGCTGGAGAGGGTGCTCTCCTGGCGGGGCAGGCTCACAGAGGACAGCAGCATGAAGGCATTGTTCCAGAAAGTGAGGGGCACCTGTCAGAGGCCAGGCTGAGCACCTGGATGCTGCATGcccactgccccctccctccctgctcccagggACCTGGGTGGCTCACCTCAGGGCGCCCATCGGTGGTCCGGGCCACAGTGTTGGAGGCGGCCTGCATCGTATGGTAGCGGATGTCATCGTGTTCCAGATACTCCCGGAACTGGGAGAGGAGCAGGGAGCGGTCCTCCTCTGGAGACAGCAGGCCTCCCACCACCAACTGCACatggggagcagggcagggcaCTGAGCatctctcccacccccaggacAGACAGCCCTGAGGTGGAGCTCACAAACCAGAGTCTAGAGGAGCTGCGAGAGTCCCCTCAACCCCACAACCCATAGATGGCTGGGGGAGACCCCAAGACTCACCATGAAGAGCTGGTGGGGGAACAGATAGTTGCCTTCCCacttgggcttctccagtgggtgCTCACCCTCCAGCTGCACAAACTTCATGAGTGTGCTGAGGGCCAGCTCCTAGGAGGAGGGATGGCAAAGGGACCACGCTGCACATCCCCACACGTTACCCCTGCAGACAGGTGCTTAGACCTGAATGCCCGCAAAACCACACTCCGGGCAGAGTCAGGAGACAGAATGAAACCACACCCTCGAAACCAGCCACAGAAAGAGAGAACATCCTTACCTAGCGAGGGGTCTGCAGTCACAGCCCCAGACCCCTGCTGTGCAGAGCAGGTGGGGCAGGGGCCGTGCAGGTAAGAGGCAAAGCCAATCACCCCAGCTCACCTTGACCTGAAAGGAGGGGTGAGCCAACAGCTCCCCCAGGCGGTTGCAGCAGCTCTGGTACCGGTGCCGCATCCAAATCTTGTATTTGCGAGTGGCCCCCCGGGACCCTGTAGGCGGGA is a genomic window of Bos javanicus breed banteng chromosome 17, ARS-OSU_banteng_1.0, whole genome shotgun sequence containing:
- the NOC4L gene encoding nucleolar complex protein 4 homolog isoform X2 → MEGDAGPGDARRALGHLVEAVLASRGEANAVFDILAVLQSEDQEEIQEAVHACSRLFGALLARGELFVGQLPSEEMVLTGSRGATRKYKIWMRHRYQSCCNRLGELLAHPSFQVKELALSTLMKFVQLEGEHPLEKPKWEGNYLFPHQLFMLVVGGLLSPEEDRSLLLSQFREYLEHDDIRYHTMQAASNTVARTTDGRPEVPLTFWNNAFMLLSSVSLPRQESTLSSFYVKHTELSDKWKVVHLKEHRKAFQQMWLHFLKHQLPLRVCKKVLVIMHDSILPHLAQPSLMIDFLTRAYDIGGAVSLLALNGLFILIHKHNLEYPDFYRKLYGLLDPSVFHVKYRARFFHLADLFLSSSHLPAYLVAAFTKRLARLALTAPPEALLMVLPFICNLLRRHPACRVLMHRPRGPELDADPYDPTEEDPAQSRALESSLWELQALQQHYHPEVSKAASAINQALSVPEVSIAPLLEVTAFEIFERDLKKKGPGSVPLEFIPARGLLGRREDLCAQHFTLS
- the NOC4L gene encoding nucleolar complex protein 4 homolog isoform X4; this translates as MVLTGSRGATRKYKIWMRHRYQSCCNRLGELLAHPSFQVKELALSTLMKFVQLEGEHPLEKPKWEGNYLFPHQLFMLVVGGLLSPEEDRSLLLSQFREYLEHDDIRYHTMQAASNTVARTTDGRPEVPLTFWNNAFMLLSSVSLPRQESTLSSFYVKHTELSDKWKVVHLKEHRKAFQQMWLHFLKHQLPLRVCKKVLVIMHDSILPHLAQPSLMIDFLTRAYDIGGAVSLLALNGLFILIHKHNLEYPDFYRKLYGLLDPSVFHVKYRARFFHLADLFLSSSHLPAYLVAAFTKRLARLALTAPPEALLMVLPFICNLLRRHPACRVLMHRPRGPELDADPYDPTEEDPAQSRALESSLWELQALQQHYHPEVSKAASAINQALSVPEVSIAPLLEVTAFEIFERDLKKKGPGSVPLEFIPARGLLGRREDLCAQHFTLS
- the NOC4L gene encoding nucleolar complex protein 4 homolog isoform X3 is translated as MGVSSGTDEVGLGLGWGQIISEDQEEIQEAVHACSRLFGALLARGELFVGQLPSEEMVLTGSRGATRKYKIWMRHRYQSCCNRLGELLAHPSFQVKELALSTLMKFVQLEGEHPLEKPKWEGNYLFPHQLFMLVVGGLLSPEEDRSLLLSQFREYLEHDDIRYHTMQAASNTVARTTDGRPEVPLTFWNNAFMLLSSVSLPRQESTLSSFYVKHTELSDKWKVVHLKEHRKAFQQMWLHFLKHQLPLRVCKKVLVIMHDSILPHLAQPSLMIDFLTRAYDIGGAVSLLALNGLFILIHKHNLEYPDFYRKLYGLLDPSVFHVKYRARFFHLADLFLSSSHLPAYLVAAFTKRLARLALTAPPEALLMVLPFICNLLRRHPACRVLMHRPRGPELDADPYDPTEEDPAQSRALESSLWELQALQQHYHPEVSKAASAINQALSVPEVSIAPLLEVTAFEIFERDLKKKGPGSVPLEFIPARGLLGRREDLCAQHFTLS
- the NOC4L gene encoding nucleolar complex protein 4 homolog isoform X1, producing the protein MEGDAGPGDARRALGHLVEAVLASRGEANAVFDILAFLTGYPANTGISPQSEDQEEIQEAVHACSRLFGALLARGELFVGQLPSEEMVLTGSRGATRKYKIWMRHRYQSCCNRLGELLAHPSFQVKELALSTLMKFVQLEGEHPLEKPKWEGNYLFPHQLFMLVVGGLLSPEEDRSLLLSQFREYLEHDDIRYHTMQAASNTVARTTDGRPEVPLTFWNNAFMLLSSVSLPRQESTLSSFYVKHTELSDKWKVVHLKEHRKAFQQMWLHFLKHQLPLRVCKKVLVIMHDSILPHLAQPSLMIDFLTRAYDIGGAVSLLALNGLFILIHKHNLEYPDFYRKLYGLLDPSVFHVKYRARFFHLADLFLSSSHLPAYLVAAFTKRLARLALTAPPEALLMVLPFICNLLRRHPACRVLMHRPRGPELDADPYDPTEEDPAQSRALESSLWELQALQQHYHPEVSKAASAINQALSVPEVSIAPLLEVTAFEIFERDLKKKGPGSVPLEFIPARGLLGRREDLCAQHFTLS